One Candidatus Binatia bacterium genomic window carries:
- the gatC gene encoding Asp-tRNA(Asn)/Glu-tRNA(Gln) amidotransferase subunit GatC, whose translation MPIDARTVEKIAALARLELEPAEEERMVRELQAILAYVEQLQAVDVAGIEPTSQVTEGKAPALRPDEERPCDVRDEALAQAPDRDGDYFRVPQVV comes from the coding sequence ATGCCGATTGACGCCCGAACCGTCGAGAAGATCGCCGCGCTCGCGCGGCTCGAGCTCGAGCCCGCCGAGGAGGAGCGCATGGTGCGGGAGCTCCAGGCGATCCTGGCGTACGTCGAGCAGCTTCAGGCGGTGGATGTCGCCGGCATCGAGCCGACGAGCCAGGTGACCGAGGGCAAGGCTCCGGCCCTTCGCCCCGACGAGGAGCGGCCCTGCGACGTGCGGGACGAAGCCCTCGCGCAGGCCCCCGATCGGGACGGCGACTACTTCCGGGTGCCGCAGGTCGTATGA